The following is a genomic window from Malus sylvestris chromosome 12, drMalSylv7.2, whole genome shotgun sequence.
AGTGTTCAGATAAAAGGTAAAAGCATTCAAATATCCAGTACAACATAGGAAAGTCCCTCTTAGGCTCTTACACATCTTACACTACCAGCATTAATCAGGTCAAACCTCGCCATATGCTTATAGTTTCAGTTGTCCGAATAGAATGGTGAAGCCATAGTACTATGTAACAGATTTTGTTCAATAGCGACAGAAAGAAGGTCATACAAGCTGCTATCTGACGAACCTCATCCTAGGCAAGATTCAAATCATCAACCTGAGAGGTCCAACAGATTGTTTCCTCTTGTAATGCAGTGCATATGCACCACAAGTATGAGACTATGAAGCCGAATTTCCTAAGTTAAACTCATAGCATGCGATTTAAAAAAAGAGGCTCGACACAGGCTAAGCTACCTCAAACTGTTTACCAAATTTACGACATTATCATGCACAGAAAAGTATGACCTGACCTGAAATAACTCGTCGATTACGAATCCCAGTGCGAACAGATATCCATTCATCGTTTGTATCTACTACTTTCGCAAGATCGTCATTTGAAATCTTAAGACTGGGTACTGCTGAGCCGCATCCAATTAACTTGCAGCCTTTAGTGACAAGcctgaaataaaatagaaattatTTAAGATCAGACAGATTATCATTTACCAGCTTGTATTCATACCCCCCATCTAACCAAAATGCAATCCCAGTACTGACAGTGGCTCTGGGCAAAGGCACTCTGTTTATTACATAAAACACATAGCAGTGGCCACGGTCCAACCTGGGATAGCTTTAACCAAGAACAATTAGAATTAGATGCAGGAGACAATTTTAAAAGATCCGTCCAAAGCCATGGGCCACTGGTAGGAATTACATTTTAGATTTtacaaaaacagaaataaacaaCCAATTCATTCAGGACAAAGTTCAATAACACACTAGGCATTCAATAAAGGAATTTGGTAATTTGGTCATGTTCTACATTTAGCACCCTTTACCAAGCCATTAAAGAAGAGGTcacacttggtgcgatggcaagtgccttcgcccatgagcggtaggtcttgggttcgagacttgggagcaacctctccataaatgggggtatggctagccgacattcacctctcacagaccctgcgtaaagcgggagccttgtgcactgggtacgaccttttttttaccAAGCCATTAAAGAAGATAGCTACAGAGCGCAAAGACAATCCAAATGCaagaaaaggaataaaaaaaccttcatttgataaacaaattttttttctgggGTTCATAAGATAACCAGATGACAATAGGCAAGAAAAAGTTAGTGGTAAACTGATAAGATAAACTTTTAGTTTTGTTCATGATTATTACCTTTATTTCCCTTCCATCATCCAAAACATTCTCTTATTTTAAGTGGGAGAGAGAGCAGACAGATGGTGAAGCCATCGGAAGAACAGTGATACAAGCAACCTTTAAAAACCAATACAAAACCTCATCTAGAAGTATCATCAAAAGGAAATCTAATATTTTTGCCAAATACTGATTCACCTAAGCTCATGCATGTAATCCGACTTACATCAATGAAAACGCTTCTAACTTAGTTGCATCCTCTAGTTAGTCCTAAAATTGATTTGTTAGACAGTTTACTTTACTGTGCCATAATCATCTATGTATATGTAAACTTCCCCAAATTTTAGCCTTAAATTGATTGTAGTTACTAAAAAGTCGGCTTGATTTTGGAATCGGTTGTAGCTGGCTTCGTTGCTTAAGCCTTGTAAATCCTACTGCAATGGAGATGCATAAGATCATCCGATTCCAAATCCTCAGTGATAATATATCcgaaccaaaatttaaaaactttgtGCAGCACAAGTTTAAACATGGGAATTTATTCCCCATCCCTTTCCCACAGAAAATCGCTATGCACTGGCATGCTATTGCCAACCATAACTCGAATCCTACTTATCGAAACAAATCTAGCATATACAAGTAAAACCAGAAAGCTAAAGAACTTTATGACTAAATGCAAATCATGAAGCTTTCCAACAAAGATAATAAATCATATGCAAAAtccaacctacaaaacaataagGGGCAATATCACCAAAAAGAATGAAAGAATGGAGATTGAAGTCACTTGGGTGATCGAGATTCAGAAGCGGAAGCTCCGACATGCTTCTCTGCGCCTTCAAAAGTGCTGGAGCAGAATACCCTCTTGGAGATTCCCTCAAGGGAAGGAAACCCAGATCCAAAAATGCGTATTGAAGGCTGAATCTTCCTCCTCTGGCTAGGAACTGTAGGAGCAGTGAAGAACCCAGATGCATTGGTGGCCATTTATTTAAGCCCACAAAGCAAAATTTCAGACCCACAAAAAATATATGCAGAGCCGGAGAGAGATTGAATTCAGCTAATATATGAGAACCAGAAGACAGAGAAACAGAGGAAAAGATCTACAGCTATGGcggagagacagagagacagtGGTATAAGTAGACCGGCCCTTCTTTCTTCGGAGGGTCACCTACACAAAATctctatatactaaaacccaaccACGTGGTACTGTGGATGACCAGTGGGTGGACGAATTTGCCCCTGTAATTGTCTTCTGTTGTTCTTCTCTGTGGTTTTTAGAGTGAGAAAATGCCGGTTTTGTCCACATTGGACACGTGTTGATCATCGGCAGAATGTCTTTCTACTTTTCTTTAGTTTCTTTGCCtcactttttcatttttctctgtTCGTTTTTCTTTCTTCGTTTTCTTGGTTTCTCCCGCTCTTCGCTTTCTTCCTTTTCTGGATATCTGCCGTTCTTCGCTATTGTTTTCTGCCATTTTTTAACCCTTGGTGGCTTATCTTTTGTTAATCTTTGTGTTTGCAGGTGTGGAGCCATTTTTCAAAGGAAAAATTCATCGGCCGGTGAAGGTTATTTAGCTTGGTGGGTTGGGTTATACGGATCTTCAGCTTGGTGAATGTAATTTCTCCTgatgagttttttttgtttttttactgCAAGTGTTTGGTTTTATGTTGTCTTATTTTAGATTTTACCAGTGGGTTTCTTATTGAGAGatgtgttttcaaaattttgagctTTTGTTGTTGTCAGTCAGTTTATGGGTATGAGATTTCGATTCTGTTCCGTGTGAATTGTTTTTCTATGGTTTAGTCATCTAGGAAAAGAACCAAGTTTCATGTATGGGTGTTCGCCATCTGAGAAGGGAAACATGAATTTTGTTTGATTGGAGGTTGGTTGAGTGTGGTCCATATTGTATGGATCCTTTGTATTTGAAGCAAGATTTTGATAAAATTTGAGTATTTTTTTGCAAGTGATTACTTTTGTGTTTTCCAGCACTCTATGCATATTTTTTAATAACGTATCAACAATTAGGTTTCCATAATCTTAATGACTTGCAAAGATGTGTTCCAATTAGTCTGTGAACTTCACTATTGTATAATATTTCAATTAgttgaatatattttttaactAATTTTAGTATCAGATTGTTTTGGGTATCTGAGTAAGATTGGGAAAGAAAAGGAGATTGTGGAACTTTCATGGTTGaggtttgtgattttatgaattAGTTAAGttctaaatttttaattaagttCACTCAATATATTCACATTTGTGTATATTAGTGCAGTTCCAGCACTCTATACGTATTCTGCCCTGTAGCATGTACTCATGCAGTTCCAACTTTTCTACAAGCTCGATACAGGGAAATGAACCTTTCTGTTCAATAAAAAGGTATAATTTTTTTCCCACTTTTGTGTATATTAGTGCTTTTTGTTATGATTTAATGAGTTCGTGCTTTTTGTCGCTTAAGTAACATGAGAATATGTTTCTATTAGCAACTATGGATTACAATCGACTATCTTAACCAATCAGATTAAAGCTCCACCAAGGTTTGCTTGCTGTATTGTGTTTTAtaatctctcactctcactttccCTCAGTTTGCTTCATATGAATGTGACTGCATATAGACCACATATGCTAAATCAGTAAATAGCAAAGACCTCTAATGCATGTACTGTTGACAATGAAGCAAGTCAGATTACCATGTAGAATTAGATTTGTGCACACTCATTTGATTTCTCATTTGGCTTCTTGATTAATTATTATAAAGATTGTGAAACTTTTTGTGCCTGGATTTCTGTTTTGTAGTTTTTCTTTGCATCTGGACCACTGCACTTTAAAAGTGTTAAGGGTGAGATTTAAATGCTCAAAcactctattttttttccaaatatatacCTTTCGTTCTGTTCGGTTTTAAATGTTAAAAACTAAATGGTTATTTGGATAAAATGGTTTATCAGTTTATGTTATGTGTTGTAATCAGGAATTCAATTGTATTGGGTAAAATGCTTTGTCAATTTATGTTATAGGTTTGTGCTTTCAGAAAGGGGTGAATGGGGTTTTGAAAGAAACCTGTCATCTGTGCGATGATATTTGATACCGCAAAGGGGGGTGAGCACACAATGAAATAAGTGGAAGTCCATTTTCTCAATAATGTAATAAGCCCTATAGTTCTTCGGACCATGAATTGGCTTTGGGGATTTGGGTTGATGAGAGACATGATGAGTTTTTTCGGTTTTGATTTTTATTACACAAATTTTCAATTGGATTGTGTTCTACCTTTCAAATTTCTGCACCGTACTTATGTAAGGAATTCCTTCTTTTAAATACAATGTTAAGACCGTCGGGTTGCAGCGTAGATATAAAGTTTTAAGGTGAGATAAAATTGAGTTAGCAAGGGTGCAAAAATGATTTACAACTTGGGGTGAGAAAACAGAGGCAAGATAGAAGCGTGTGAGAGAATTTTTTTGGGACTTACATGGTGATTTGTGATGTGTTTAAGAAATTTGGTCTGTGAGTTTTATTACTCATCGTTtggtttttttcctttgttcATCTGTTTCCTTTGCAGGGTGTCTTTATGCTGGGATCATCACAGCTTACGCATCTTTTCAACCTTTAAAGTCCTTCAGGGTAAGATTTAGGTAGCAAAATAGttgattgaaaatttgaaacgaagagttGGCTTTCTTTTTGTTGAACTAATTTAAACTGCTTGGGTGTAAGATTTAGATAATGAAATAGTCCATTGAAAAAAAGCGTTTAAAGAGCACAGTGTTTAATATCGTTTAAAGCTTTTACAAAGATTTAAAAGCTTTTGTTATTAATTAAAGCTTAATTATGAATTCAACCATATATTTACTTTTAATCCATGATGTAATACTAAATTGAAGTGTGTGATTCAATTACCTTTgttaaaatttgtatttttttaattaaagatcAAGAACATTGACaatgacaatttttttcaatgGTCAGGCATTTCGTTTGCTTTCATTGTCAAACAACATTGTCTGGTGATTGTCAAACAGTGTCTTCTGTTTTGAATAAGTGTGTTTTCTTCTAATTATTGTTGGTGTTGTGTTTTATGATACATATAACTTTGGTGTATAAGCTAACTTATATTCTTCCAAGTACTGGTAATTATGCAATTTTTTTAACTATGTTTTTTTAAACTTTCACCAGTGATTTAACCTTTGTTAATCAATATTGTATTTTGGTGTCATATTGTTACGTGACAGTTGTGTTCTAACAATGGGCTGAAACTATAATATTTCGGTGTTGTATCAATGTTTGATGTAAATAATGACAACGCATTGCAAAGAcaaataaaaacatgtttgatgaTAATTATCCATTCGATTATTACATGCTTTAGTGAGTTTCTTGCCAAATGaacctcactttctctctagCAAATCAACTCTGTttcgattaaaaaaaaatttaaatgaaaaaggCTTGGGTTTTATATTCTGATTCACTGTGTTTTCTTCTAAATATTGTTTTTCCCCCGGTTTATGATATGGATAACTGTAGTTGGATAATAATGTGAGCTCAGCTATATTCTTCGAAGCAGTGACCAATAAGGAAGTGTGTAGAATTGTAGAAGTAAATAAAAGTCTCAATCTTTAAGTTGCTCTGTGCacaatgaaattgaattttgattttgtgtttcGGCATACCCTTACTAGAATTTTGTGATTTCGGAATTATAGAAGTTAGTGGCGATTCGAAACCAGTTAACTGGGATGAGAATTAGAGTGATTTGAAATCGGAGAACAAGGAATTGCAGGATATAATGGTAATGGTGAGGATAATATGATGATAACACAAGTTCACTATTTTGCAGAGATTTTTGaagactgattttttttttttcatttttgcatTTTTAAACAGGTGGTGTTCTGATTTTTCATTCCTTCTCATCACTTCTACAAGAGGTATGTTTCTGACCGAGAAAAATTTCCAGATCTTCTCTCCTCATTAAACTTTCCTTAGGATTGTGAAAAAGCAAAGGGGTTGATTGGAATGATGGTTACCAGGAAATTCCATGTGCTCAAAACCCAATTCGATTCCGTTGCTAAGAGTTTGCTGAGCAAGTCCCTGTACGGAAACATGGTTGGAGTCGTTGGTTCTATGTGGGTTCGGGGCAGCAGctactttttctttgtttttggatttgtaAGAAGATACATGCTCATGTATGGTCAAGTTCGAGTCAATGATTTTCCCAGATGAAAAGTTTGATGGATTTGAACTGATTAATGGGTTTCTTTTTTCAGATTCCATTTCTGCAATTAAAGATTGCTTAAAGAAAAGTTGTATGTAATTGATTTTCTGCTATAATGTTttgaatttcttatttatatAGTTCTACATATTCTTTGTTTGCATTTATTTTACTTGATTGTATTAGTGGTTGCTTTTGTTTTCACCCAGCTACCAAAACTTTGCCTACACTATCCATCTCTGTTCTCCGCCGTCCATCACCGTaagtcctttttctttttccagaattttcaatccttttatgtttcattttctgaaattttcatgtttctatgcatatatatatatatgtatgtgtatatattgtTAGATATGGGACTGTAAGCAGTAGTGGATTAGTTGGTTCTACTTCTGCATTTCCTCTTCATTAAAATGTTTACTTACCTGCTTTTAAGCGTCTTTGTTTATGTAAGACCGACAATGGGTTAGCGGTAACTCCTTTTTTACATCATATTCCATTCCATAATATTACACTATTGCATCTGGAATAGCAACATTTATTCGGTGTCACCTAGAAAGTTTGTTGAAGTATCATGTCATATGTTTTTTATAATCTATTTGACATTCCCACGGCAACGCGCGGGCAACCGTTCTAGTAGAAAACTAAAAATCAGGATgaggaataaataaataaatatatgggGAGTTAACTGTGAGAATTGGATCTTTGAGGTGCTAAAGTGAAAGATTTTACAAACTTGAGTGACCGAATTGCAGAAAATGGAGCCTGTAAAGTTTGACAGAACCGAAGTGGAAGGAAAACCACcttaaagagagaagagagaggttTAGCGGATGAATTTATACTTAGAACCTCAAGGATCCAACCGTATAATCCACACTTTATTACAGCATAAGCCGAAAGCCATCTGGGTtttcttcaaaacttcaagCAGTTCAATAGCAACTGAGATatgcccttcttcttcttcagctcAGATCTGTAAGTTCCATGCTTCTCTCTTTCACTTACTTTTTAAAGCTTTATTAGTAGTTTCTTGGATTGGGTTAATGGGGTTCCCGTTTCTTGCTTCTTAGGTTgtgtttggttggtgagaaaatGTAGGAACAGAAAATTAACCCCAaagtttcttcctttttccccTTTCATAGATTGTGTTTTAGTATTTGTTACTACAAACCAATAAAAGCTGAAATTGCTGAAGTATTATTACGATGTTTAGGAAAATAAGGTTTTTTTATCCTTTATAATTATTTTGCTATTTTCATGCTCCCATGGAAGAAATTAGAAAAAATCCATCTTTAAATCCAGAAATACTtgttaatatataaatttaaatcCTTACAAACTCAAGGTATGAAGCATGGTTACATGAAATAATTGTAAAAGGATAAATAAAGATAAAGTTTCTTGCTAATGGTTATTGGTGTCCAACAGAACTATAAAATGAGAAGGTGCCGTCAAATTTAATAACTTCTTACTCTTTTTTGTGAATTGTGAGTTGCCTCTCATTCATAaaatattaggaaaactaaagggcttgaaaactttgagttttaatgataaggacaaaataaagggtaaagtgaatagtaccaggattgactttacagtataaaaatgtggtttttcgttaaagtgaacagtaccgggtgcttttcgttaaagttccctaaaatattTGATATGCTAGTTTGGGAAATGTATAACAGATATCGGTGAGCGCTGCTTGACAATGTCCAGACCATGTTTGTTGGTTTGTCTGCTCCTGTTAATTGTGTTTACGTCACAGTTCGAATGGAAGAAATATGGGGATGATGATCCAAGTCCAAGTACCTCCAAGAAACACAAGTACATATCTGAAAGGGAAGAAACTGCGAAAGAAAAGGTGAGTGCTTAATGACTTCTTTTCTTTGCCTTGCATAACCCTTTCGTGTATTTTGGAGTTGGAAATCTACGCTTCTTTACTTTCACAAGTGTTAGTTTTAAAGAAATATACATGTCCTTTTCAGTTATTCATTGTTGTTAACATTATGCTATTTAAGAAATTTCAGTAACCAATAAGCCGGTCTTCAAATTCGGAAATTTATGTCATACGTTAAATTCAAATGTAGACTTAAGTTTTCAACATACCTGAGTTTAGGATCTTTTTGTTGCTTCAGTTGGGACTTAGGTTATAACTTCTCATAGCAGTTAATTATAACAAGCTCACATCTTCAGTGCCCAGAGTAAGTGTTTTACAACACCACATGAACGATCTAGATACAAATGCTTGAATTGATGCTGCGGCCCCTAATAATTTGCTTCTTCTGTTAATGGTTTCTTTATCCGTATTGTTTGCGCATTTCTCTAAGGCAACAG
Proteins encoded in this region:
- the LOC126592979 gene encoding uncharacterized protein LOC126592979: MNLYLEPQGSNRIIHTLLQHKPKAIWVFFKTSSSSIATEICPSSSSAQIYIGERCLTMSRPCLLVCLLLLIVFTSQFEWKKYGDDDPSPSTSKKHKYISEREETAKEKIILSQEKSIQKLNELVRSLREQLLQCRGENEIVNDISAPLTELLSELERHPLLED